The proteins below come from a single Paludibacter jiangxiensis genomic window:
- a CDS encoding discoidin domain-containing protein yields MKQIFCVIAFSVLIIGMNAQVKAPAPCGPVPTENQMRWQEMERYAFIHFSLNTYTDQSWGFGNEDVKLFNPEKSDCRQWARICKGAGMKGIIITAKHHCGFCLWPSKYTEYSVKNAPWKNGKGDMVREMADACKEYGLKLGIYLSPWDRNSKDYGKPEYITYFRNQLAELLTDYGEIFEVWFDGANGGNGYYGGANETRTIDRTTYYDWKNTYALIHKLQPKCVIWNDGGDRGDLRWVGTEDGYVGETNWSLLNATGEVPWNMLHFGVENGNAWVAAEVNTSIRPEWFYHPGEDGKVKTVPQLMDLYYNSVGRNGSMLLNFPIMPNGLIHPTDEKNALAFAKAVNESFAVNLALNKKVTASNIRGKSGRFAAAMAVDGNKNTYWATDDNTKAASLTIDLGKPTLFNRFLTQEYIRLGQRVKAFTVEAFVDGAWKELAKGTTIGYKRILRFPAVKATHVRFTIADSKCSPAISNIGIYNAPVFLNAPVIMRNQAGQVTISTNDIGPIFYYTLDGSTPTSKSNKYSGAFSADGKVEIKAICYDPTSGKSSPVSIEKFDVSKKNWKIVGINDQKSDAIIDGDPATVCHQKGDGKMPVDLVIDLGNKYNVSGIKYLPDQNRWSSGIITTYEFYVSDDNMNWKLTDKGEFSNIKNNPLLQTKKFAPVTARYIKLRALKNTSGDNVAGYAEVDVITE; encoded by the coding sequence ATGAAGCAAATATTCTGTGTGATTGCATTTTCCGTTCTAATAATAGGCATGAATGCTCAGGTAAAAGCTCCGGCTCCATGTGGCCCGGTTCCGACAGAGAATCAGATGAGGTGGCAGGAAATGGAACGATACGCGTTTATCCATTTCTCGTTGAATACTTACACAGACCAGTCATGGGGATTTGGAAATGAGGATGTGAAATTGTTCAATCCCGAGAAATCGGATTGTCGCCAATGGGCGCGTATTTGCAAAGGGGCTGGAATGAAGGGAATTATCATTACGGCAAAACACCACTGTGGCTTTTGCCTGTGGCCATCGAAATATACCGAATATTCGGTCAAGAACGCTCCCTGGAAAAACGGGAAAGGCGATATGGTGCGCGAAATGGCAGATGCTTGCAAAGAATATGGTCTGAAACTTGGAATTTACCTGTCTCCCTGGGACAGAAATAGCAAGGATTACGGCAAGCCGGAGTATATTACCTATTTCCGCAATCAGTTGGCCGAACTATTAACCGATTATGGCGAAATTTTTGAAGTGTGGTTTGACGGTGCCAATGGCGGTAATGGATATTATGGCGGTGCAAACGAAACCCGTACGATCGACCGCACCACCTACTACGACTGGAAAAATACCTATGCATTGATTCACAAGTTGCAGCCTAAATGTGTGATTTGGAACGATGGTGGTGATCGTGGCGATCTTCGCTGGGTAGGAACGGAAGACGGTTATGTGGGCGAGACTAACTGGAGCTTGTTGAACGCTACCGGCGAAGTGCCCTGGAATATGTTGCATTTTGGTGTGGAAAACGGAAATGCGTGGGTGGCAGCCGAAGTAAACACGTCCATTCGTCCCGAGTGGTTCTATCATCCGGGTGAAGACGGCAAGGTGAAAACCGTTCCACAACTAATGGATCTGTACTACAATTCTGTGGGGCGCAACGGCTCCATGTTGCTCAATTTCCCAATCATGCCCAATGGATTGATACATCCGACCGACGAAAAAAATGCCCTTGCATTTGCCAAAGCGGTGAACGAATCGTTTGCCGTTAATCTGGCATTGAATAAGAAAGTTACAGCTTCCAATATTCGTGGTAAATCGGGCAGATTTGCGGCAGCAATGGCAGTCGATGGAAACAAAAATACCTATTGGGCTACCGATGACAATACAAAAGCCGCCTCTTTGACAATTGATTTGGGTAAGCCGACTTTGTTCAACCGTTTTCTGACACAGGAATATATCCGCTTGGGACAGCGTGTTAAGGCATTTACAGTCGAAGCGTTTGTGGATGGAGCCTGGAAAGAATTGGCCAAAGGAACTACGATTGGTTACAAACGGATATTGCGTTTCCCGGCCGTAAAGGCAACTCATGTACGCTTCACTATTGCCGATTCAAAATGTAGTCCGGCCATCTCTAACATTGGCATTTATAACGCTCCGGTATTTCTCAATGCACCGGTTATTATGCGTAATCAGGCAGGTCAGGTGACAATAAGCACAAATGATATCGGACCGATTTTTTATTACACCTTGGATGGTAGCACTCCTACCTCAAAATCAAATAAATATTCGGGTGCTTTTTCTGCTGACGGAAAAGTGGAAATAAAAGCAATCTGCTATGACCCGACTTCGGGCAAAAGCAGTCCTGTGAGTATCGAAAAATTTGATGTCTCTAAAAAGAACTGGAAAATAGTGGGAATCAATGACCAAAAGAGCGACGCAATTATTGACGGCGATCCGGCCACTGTATGTCATCAAAAGGGCGACGGAAAAATGCCCGTTGATTTGGTGATCGATTTGGGGAATAAGTACAACGTGTCCGGCATCAAATACCTGCCGGATCAAAACCGGTGGAGCTCAGGCATCATCACCACTTACGAATTTTATGTGTCGGACGATAATATGAACTGGAAATTGACAGATAAAGGCGAATTTTCGAATATCAAAAACAATCCATTGTTGCAGACTAAAAAGTTTGCTCCGGTAACGGCGCGGTATATTAAACTCCGTGCGTTGAAGAACACTTCCGGCGATAATGTGGCGGGGTATGCCGAAGTGGATGTGATAACCGAATAA